One window of Chloroflexus aggregans DSM 9485 genomic DNA carries:
- a CDS encoding ATP-dependent Clp protease adaptor ClpS, with protein MSTEQPTVVVRPAVTFVVAGDEELERPYRVIVQNDDVTPMDFVVIVLRVFFGLDLARAEQVMLTAHYEGRALVTVLPFQEAQERVYQAHHAAREAGYPLTFYLEPDS; from the coding sequence ATGTCAACTGAACAACCAACAGTCGTCGTGCGGCCCGCCGTCACTTTTGTTGTTGCCGGTGATGAGGAGCTGGAACGCCCGTATCGTGTCATCGTGCAAAACGATGATGTGACGCCGATGGATTTTGTGGTCATCGTATTGCGGGTCTTTTTTGGTCTTGATCTGGCGCGGGCCGAACAAGTGATGCTTACTGCCCATTACGAAGGGCGCGCACTGGTGACCGTGTTGCCGTTCCAAGAGGCGCAAGAACGGGTGTATCAAGCACATCATGCGGCTCGTGAGGCCGGTTATCCTCTCACCTTCTACCTCGAGCCTGATTCGTAG